A part of Ignavibacteriota bacterium genomic DNA contains:
- a CDS encoding bifunctional (p)ppGpp synthetase/guanosine-3',5'-bis(diphosphate) 3'-pyrophosphohydrolase — protein MNNPKYKKKLDDLLALCQKTLPRLDENLIRRAFDFGFNAHRHDIRASGEPFFDHPFAVAKIVAKEIPLDDVSVAAALLHDVAEDTEYTVADIREEFGGTVADIVDGATKISDIFKSHDVTQAESYRKMLLSMVNDIRVMLVKFADRLHNMRTLEYLPVEKQRRLAKETLDIYAPFAHRFGLANIKWELEDLSFKHLHREAYDQIARDLKSRRREREHYIRKFSQPIEKRLKDEGFKFEISGRPKHIFSIYNKMMKRNKPLEEVYDLFAVRIILDTAEPNDCFAVYGTVADIYIPNPERFKNYISVPKKNGYQSIHTTVVGPEGKMVEVQIRTLKMHEVAEKGVAAHWMYKEHPGNVDPEIANWVSWVREIFENAAEGTVPTQQLMESFKLNLYQDEIYVFTPKGDLRILPSGSTPIDFAYEIHSKVGDHCIAAKVNGRIVPLDTHLKSGDQVEILTSKNQTPNPDWEQSVVTHKAKAHIRRWIKDEQRKAMDEGKETWERRLKRAKVAINDDDLLRFVREKKMENTSAFYLGIHEGKIDPDEVIALYQDEQKHPQPTGVEEARIDGLFNRFITTARGGSGGIVLDGTRDNFMHNYAKCCQPIPGDEVVGFVTTGEGIKIHRKSCHNVRSMINAHSNRIVDVQWPGDNTVLFVAGVRVSGDDRPAMLNDLTHAISTYKNTNIRSVNIETADGLFQGAFILNVENTDHLMRIIEKLRKVPGVRTIDRFEE, from the coding sequence ATGAACAACCCCAAGTACAAAAAGAAGCTCGATGACCTGCTGGCGTTGTGCCAGAAGACCCTGCCGCGGCTTGATGAGAACCTGATCCGGCGGGCGTTCGACTTCGGCTTCAATGCCCATCGCCATGATATCCGCGCCTCGGGCGAGCCCTTCTTCGACCACCCCTTCGCCGTCGCCAAGATCGTTGCCAAAGAGATCCCGCTCGATGACGTCTCCGTCGCCGCGGCGCTTCTCCATGACGTGGCCGAAGATACCGAATACACCGTTGCCGACATCCGCGAGGAGTTCGGCGGCACGGTGGCGGACATTGTGGACGGCGCGACGAAGATCTCCGACATCTTCAAGAGCCACGATGTGACCCAGGCGGAGAGCTACCGGAAGATGTTGCTCTCCATGGTCAACGACATCCGCGTCATGCTCGTGAAGTTCGCGGACCGCCTGCACAATATGCGGACCCTGGAATATCTGCCGGTCGAAAAGCAGCGGCGGCTCGCCAAAGAGACCCTTGATATCTACGCCCCCTTCGCCCATCGGTTCGGCCTCGCGAACATCAAGTGGGAACTCGAGGACCTGTCGTTCAAGCATCTCCACCGCGAAGCGTACGACCAGATCGCCCGCGACCTGAAGTCGCGGCGCAGGGAGCGCGAGCACTACATCCGGAAATTCTCCCAGCCGATCGAGAAGCGCCTCAAAGATGAGGGGTTCAAGTTCGAGATCAGCGGGCGACCGAAGCATATCTTCAGCATCTATAACAAGATGATGAAGCGGAACAAGCCGCTGGAAGAGGTGTACGACCTCTTCGCGGTCCGCATCATCCTGGACACCGCGGAGCCCAACGATTGTTTTGCGGTGTATGGTACGGTGGCCGATATCTATATTCCCAACCCCGAACGGTTCAAGAACTACATCTCGGTACCGAAGAAGAACGGCTACCAGTCCATCCATACCACCGTGGTCGGGCCGGAAGGCAAGATGGTCGAGGTCCAGATCCGCACCCTGAAGATGCACGAAGTGGCGGAGAAGGGCGTCGCGGCGCACTGGATGTACAAGGAACACCCGGGGAATGTGGACCCCGAGATCGCGAACTGGGTGAGCTGGGTGCGCGAGATCTTCGAGAACGCCGCCGAGGGAACGGTCCCCACGCAGCAGTTGATGGAGAGCTTCAAGCTCAACCTGTATCAGGACGAGATCTACGTCTTCACGCCGAAAGGCGATCTGCGGATCCTGCCCAGCGGGTCGACCCCGATCGATTTTGCCTATGAGATCCATTCCAAGGTCGGTGACCACTGTATCGCCGCGAAGGTGAATGGCCGGATCGTACCGCTCGATACGCACCTCAAGAGCGGGGACCAGGTCGAGATCCTGACATCGAAGAACCAGACGCCGAACCCCGACTGGGAACAGTCGGTCGTGACGCACAAGGCGAAGGCGCACATCCGCCGGTGGATCAAGGATGAACAGCGCAAGGCGATGGATGAGGGGAAGGAGACGTGGGAGCGGCGGCTGAAGCGGGCGAAGGTCGCGATCAATGACGATGACCTCCTGCGGTTCGTGCGCGAGAAGAAGATGGAGAACACCTCCGCGTTCTACCTCGGGATCCACGAGGGAAAGATCGACCCGGACGAGGTGATCGCGCTGTATCAGGACGAGCAGAAGCACCCGCAGCCGACCGGAGTGGAAGAGGCGCGGATCGACGGGCTGTTCAACCGGTTCATCACCACCGCCCGTGGCGGGAGCGGGGGCATCGTGCTCGACGGCACGCGCGACAATTTCATGCACAACTACGCGAAGTGCTGCCAGCCGATCCCGGGCGACGAGGTCGTGGGCTTTGTGACCACCGGTGAGGGGATCAAGATCCACCGGAAGTCGTGCCACAATGTGCGTTCGATGATCAATGCGCACAGCAACCGGATCGTGGATGTGCAATGGCCCGGAGACAATACCGTGTTGTTCGTGGCTGGCGTGCGGGTGTCCGGCGACGACAGGCCTGCGATGTTGAACGACCTGACCCATGCGATCTCCACCTACAAGAACACGA